In the Ananas comosus cultivar F153 unplaced genomic scaffold, ASM154086v1, whole genome shotgun sequence genome, TCAGAGATTCATGTAAACAAAAATTTGTTCAAGTCAAACTAAATATAACTTATAGATATCGAACTATTaatcaaaaaaagataaatcaaAGATGATTCTATAAGCAATAGCAATACACTGTAAACTTTAGTGCAACCTATCCATGGCCATTTTTTGCTTCGCTgctttagggcatgtttggtcatgattggaatagaaatgaaaaatgaaattgaattggctttgaatgaaaaatgaaatgacgaatcatccaaaaatatttggttcattacTGGAATGGAAAATCGAATGACAAtgttaaaaattttgagagaggattttaattaggagagagaaagtagatgaggaagaggaagcTAGGTGTTAATTGAAAGAGAATTTTGAGTAGTTTACTTAGGAATAAGTCAATCCGGGATCCAAagccggattggatcataaatgaatttggtcattcccattccggagtggaatgggaatcggaatccgattcctataaaacaaacggcaactattggaatcaatgaattccattccgattccataatctaaaataggtgaaccaaacatacccttaTTGTGTAACTCTGTACAATGGAGCATCGGTTGCCTCACAGGATATGGACATCCTTCTAGCTGTCTAATATTATACGGAGATGTAATCATGTGGTGAATCGTGAGATCTTTGAGATGAATAGAGAAGCTCCCGCTGCAACCAATTTCCACCAAAATATTTGAATACATGCTATCTTCTTGTATGATATGCTGTCGATCATGAGCTAGAATGGTGCTTGTTCAAGTGTAAGCATGTAGCTCTCTCACACTGCACATTCACAATTAACGAATTCCATGTTAAGAGCAATGCAGCATAAATGAATACTTTAAACAACTAAGAATTGGAATTCAATGTGAGGGCAACCTCTTTATGGAACCCACCCGAGCCTAACTTGAacaaatatatagatattaaaTTGAAGCTACTCTTTAGATGGACCCACCTTAGTTATCCAGACTACCAGTGGCATCTGAAGATGTTAACTGAGATTCAAGTTGCTGTTGAGTTGAAACACTTTTACCACTATGACGACTTATTTGGGTTTACTGTTCTACATGGTGCCTGTAAAATTGCAGTCGTAATTAGAGTCGGGTTCCGAAGTAGAACTCGCatagaaccaaaaaaaaaaaaaaaatgctgacgCAAACATGAGTCGCTTAAAAAGTAGATTGAGGgaaagatagatagagagagtaggagaaagaaggaaaaattaGAAGGAGGCtcactctctccctttcttccCCTCCCGTGTCTTCATGGAGGAGATCGTCGGCGATCAAAGCTCAAATTTAACCATGCAACCCTACAAAGCCCGCCAATCACAATGCTCgaaatatagtaaaataaaatgatcATAGCTTGCAATCATACTCTACAAATCCAGGCTCTGATAAGATCCATATGAATTCAAATAGAAAACCCTACATCATCAATCAAATCCTCAATCCCCTCATCCCCAGCGCCATCCTCGTGAGAATCAGTGATTGTTTCAATAGTTAGAAAACAAAGGTTAAATACGCCCATTTCTCTTTATTTCCTTGTAACATGAAAAAgctaaatttaatcaaatcctCAGAAGATGCCTAAAAATCCACTCAATCTCGTCGTTCTTCCACTCATACCCTACAACGAATTCCCCGATTACCCAACCCCATCCCGATCTCCACAACAACCACCCATGATACCCAAACTACAGAAAAATTAGGGTAGAAAACCTCGATCTCGGCGGATTTCATAGCGATGGGGATGTAGATGAGGATGATCATCGAAATACTTTATCCCCACACATGAGatctaatttaaaaaagaaagaattctTTTTGAAATTCAATTATGGAAATTCAATTTGGCCCAAACATGATTTATCAAGAATCTTACAATCTAGATATTGAACTCCACCGGTGCCTAAATTTTCATGAACAGTACAAAATAGAATGAGTTGTCCCCATACCAGAAATagagtaattttaattttgtttccaGTTTAGCAATTATGTATTTGCAGAGAAATGATAGAAAAACTGAATTATGTAAGTCCAAGTTTTATTCTTTCTATTCACTAATTGTCTATGATGAACACAATTGGACGAATGACATTCAATTGTGTCAAGATATTAGTAAGCACTTTGGCAGAAcacaaaaatttatcttttcagaACACTATCTGTACCCTTGATGAtatcaaaattgacaaattCAAGGCATGGCCTCATCAAATGTTAGCAAAGTTGTATTCAGATTCTCTAAACATTGTTTCACAGGCTCGCAAAAAATATAATCATCATCGACATTAATCTAGTGTATTGCCAACTACATTGTATGGTGTGATTAGCCTCCTGGATAGCAAATTCTATTTGTAAATCATAGGTCTTCTATTGTGTATATTTCCATTGAATTCTGTCTAATCTTACAAATCTCATATTTGAAATTCAGAATCTCTTTACATGTTTTAGGTATCTTCACTATTTGCATTTGATCAGTACAAACAAATACTTACACTTTCCAGCTTTATAGTCAACTCTCGCACTTTTTTCTCTGCTTCATTATCTCGAGCCTCCAAAGCATTTCTCAAGCTATTCTTTAATTTAAACTCATTTCTGAGTCTCTCAATCtgcatagaaaaataaataggaaaaaaaaaaaactactaattTGGAGCTAAATTAAAATTCTCAAATTCAAACCGGCTTCTCAAGCTTGCTAGCTCGAGCATAGGCCTTCCGTGCTTTCTCTTCCGCGTCCAAAGCGCCCTTTTTCTGTATATCcatattaaaattagaaaaattctatcaaattcCAAACGAAAGATCATCAGTAGAAAGATAAATTGCAGCTCACTACAAGCCTACTTGGATTGTCTCTATCTCATTCTGCAATGTGGCGATTCTTTGCAACTTGTCCTGAATCGTATTTTCCAATTTTGCATTGGGTTCATCCTTGCTAGTTCTCTCCGCAATACTCATCCCTTTTTTACAGTAAACATGAAGAAGAAATGCATTAATAAAGAGAAAATGTGCAATCTTTAACCTCACGCTATCAAAAAGAATCAAGAACTGTAGGTTCTGATTATCACAAGACAAAACCCAATAAACCAGACATGACTCCCAAACCAAAGCTTTCCAACGCTGCAACTCATGGAGGGAGAAAGAGATAGCGCCCAAAGCATTGAAGAACTGAATAGAAATTAAGACGCAAGAACCCTCCCAGTCTCAAAACCCTAGCCAAACCACAAATCGAGACTTGAAACCCTAGCTCGAATCCCTACCAAAGATCGGTTAGCGACTCACCTAGCGCCAAGATCTCTGCTCGGAGGGCGGTAGTAGCCCCCCTCAACCCGTCATGCTCCACACCTTCTTCCTGAAGTCCCCAGCCTCTCCGCCACGACCATAGCCACGGCCTCTGCCGCCGTGGGGATCGCATCCGCCGCCTATGGCTCCGCCGTCACGCTCCTCGCCCTGAGAGAGAGAAGTGGGGAGATAGGGGGACGCGCAGGGGGCGGgcttgagaaagagagagtaggaGGGAGGGGGGAGATGAGGGGAATTCAGGTGGGGAAGCATtcagagggagagaggagagagaaaaggagaagataaCTGTAACAACCTGAAGAATaaaggagtagagtagttagtagagaggagagagagtaaagATGGCAACTTTACAAAGTGGAAGAGAAAAGTGTTGgagtaaaattcaaaatcttcattttttttttattattattattttattttattctatttattttaatgcGGACGTTACGCCCGCGGCCCGCTTGGTGCGCCCGCTCCGCGCCAGCTCCGCGCACGATCACGCGCTTTGTGCGCACGCGTTCTGTGTAGAATGGTATCAACACTCTAATTACATCAAGATTTATATTGATTAAAGAAGGGGTGGAACTTAAGGGTCATGTGAATGCACATATGACTggaaaataatttcaaaaataatttcttaaattatttattagttttattcattttatttgatttttttatcatcGGGTattgaaagagtctccgtccGCCCTACCCGGCACGAGAGTGGGCCTGGCCAGACACAGCACGAGTACTGTAGCGTGCCATGCTGGCCCGGCCCAGCCAATTAAATCGGGCTGTGCTGGGCCTTGCTCCCGCGGCCCGATGGCCAGGCACGGCCCGGCACGACATAGgcttgggccgtgccgggcctagAGGGTACccaggcccggcccggcacggcacggcccggcccgtgtGGCCAGGCCCTCCCGATCCGGGCCCAAGCAGGGTCTTGGCCTCTTGGGAGTTGGCCAAGGCCCTGCACCAACTCCCAATGCTTTGGGAGGCACCAACTCCCAATGAGTTGGGTTGTGGCTTGTGGCTTTGGGACTTCCAACAGTCAAAGATTGGGCTGTGGCTTTGGGAGTTGGGCTTGGACTAAAATGTCCTTTCCAACAGTCAAAAATTTGACTGTtgggagggtattttggtcccaaaaatttaaaaatttaaaaatttaaaataatttaaaattttaatatttttataaatatatttttaatttttaattttttttactgatatattatttttaaaaaattaaaattaaaatttttatttttaaaaaaatttaaatatttttaaataaaattaataaaataaaaaagggctgGCCCGAAGCCCGGCCCGacccggcacggcccgtgcaGTCCGGGCCggagggccgtgctgggccgggtTCCAAAAActttggcccggcacggcacggcccgtgcAGTCCGGGCCGGAGGGCCGTACTGGGCCGGGTTCCAAAAActttggcccggcacggcacggcccgattttg is a window encoding:
- the LOC109704609 gene encoding uncharacterized protein LOC109704609, which codes for MRSPRRQRPWLWSWRRGWGLQEEGVEHDGLRGATTALRAEILALGMSIAERTSKDEPNAKLENTIQDKLQRIATLQNEIETIQKKGALDAEEKARKAYARASKLEKPIERLRNEFKLKNSLRNALEARDNEAEKKVRELTIKLESGCMVKFEL